A region of Nitrospinota bacterium DNA encodes the following proteins:
- the infA gene encoding translation initiation factor IF-1 has translation MPKLVPSEDDRGKRPKRRRRRADAVEETPKDVGDKAVEVEGTVLEALPNAMFKVALENNFTVLAHVSGKMRKFFIRILPGDKVKLELSPYDLTRGRITYRYK, from the coding sequence ATGCCCAAATTAGTTCCAAGCGAAGACGACCGGGGTAAACGCCCCAAGAGAAGAAGAAGAAGGGCCGACGCCGTAGAAGAGACTCCCAAAGATGTGGGCGACAAAGCCGTTGAGGTTGAAGGCACCGTGCTGGAGGCGCTTCCCAACGCCATGTTCAAGGTGGCCCTGGAGAATAACTTCACCGTGCTGGCCCACGTTTCCGGCAAGATGAGGAAGTTTTTCATCCGCATCCTTCCCGGGGACAAGGTGAAGCTGGAGCTTTCCCCATACGACCTTACCAGGGGCCGGATTACCTACCGCTACAAATAA
- a CDS encoding redoxin domain-containing protein — protein MIAGASRDTPQALKKWAGQYDLPFTLLSDPSGGILRDYGAWGEKNNYGKVSEGAIRSTVVIDEEGRVFKTYYNIKAAGHAAKVLADL, from the coding sequence GTGATCGCCGGAGCCAGCCGCGACACTCCCCAAGCCCTGAAAAAGTGGGCCGGCCAGTACGACCTGCCATTTACGCTATTGTCCGACCCTTCAGGCGGAATCTTGCGGGACTACGGCGCATGGGGGGAAAAGAACAACTATGGCAAGGTTAGCGAAGGCGCGATCCGTTCCACGGTGGTGATAGACGAAGAGGGCAGGGTATTCAAGACCTATTACAACATTAAGGCCGCGGGACACGCCGCAAAGGTTTTAGCGGACTTGTAG
- a CDS encoding redoxin domain-containing protein — protein sequence MLKEGSKAPAFSLLDQDGATKTLKDFAGKKLVLFFFPKANTSG from the coding sequence ATGTTGAAAGAAGGTTCTAAAGCTCCGGCGTTCTCTCTATTGGATCAGGACGGCGCCACTAAAACCCTGAAAGATTTCGCGGGGAAAAAACTGGTGTTGTTCTTCTTCCCCAAAGCCAACACCAGCGGGTGA
- a CDS encoding pyridoxal phosphate-dependent aminotransferase: MKLAERLSSVKPSPTLAITAKAKALKAAGVDVIGFGAGEPDFDTPDHIKNAAIEALRAGKTKYTDTPGIPELRDALVEFYKKTEGLEYKRNQTIFSSGGKHSLYNIFMAILSPGDEVIIPTPYWVSYPDMVQLAGGTPVFLNTSEKNGFLFGAAELEKLVTPRTRAIVVNSPSNPSGAVYDEATIKGICDVAIKHGALVIWDEIYKDIYYGEGRLRSLPYYNPEVKPLTLIVSGLSKSHSMTGWRIGWTLGDERIIEGMNIIQGQSTSNPVSFAQYGALAALKEGVTHLPAWVAEFRKRRDALVTAFNQIPGMSCLNPMGAFYVFPNISGWFGKRWEGGVICDSYDAAKFLLESANCAVVPGDPFGAPQNIRLSYALSMEDIGKGIERIRKAVSGLS; this comes from the coding sequence ATGAAACTAGCGGAGCGTCTTTCCAGCGTCAAACCTTCTCCAACGTTGGCCATAACGGCCAAAGCCAAGGCGTTAAAGGCGGCGGGGGTGGATGTTATAGGCTTTGGCGCCGGAGAGCCGGATTTCGACACGCCGGACCATATCAAGAACGCCGCCATAGAGGCCCTGCGCGCTGGCAAGACCAAATATACCGACACTCCGGGCATACCCGAGCTGAGGGACGCGCTGGTGGAGTTTTATAAAAAAACCGAGGGGCTGGAATACAAACGGAACCAGACCATTTTTTCGTCCGGCGGGAAACACTCGCTTTACAACATTTTCATGGCGATCCTTTCCCCCGGCGACGAGGTGATCATCCCCACCCCTTACTGGGTTTCATACCCGGACATGGTTCAACTGGCCGGTGGAACCCCGGTGTTCCTTAACACCAGCGAGAAGAACGGATTTCTGTTCGGCGCGGCGGAACTGGAAAAACTGGTGACGCCGAGAACCCGGGCCATAGTAGTGAACTCCCCCTCCAACCCCAGCGGGGCCGTGTATGACGAAGCCACCATTAAGGGGATATGCGACGTGGCGATTAAACATGGCGCACTGGTCATATGGGACGAGATTTACAAAGACATCTATTACGGCGAGGGAAGGCTCCGCTCCCTGCCTTATTACAACCCGGAGGTAAAACCGCTAACGCTCATAGTCAGCGGGCTGTCGAAAAGCCATTCCATGACCGGGTGGCGTATAGGCTGGACGCTGGGGGACGAGCGTATAATAGAGGGCATGAATATCATACAGGGGCAGTCCACCTCCAATCCGGTCTCTTTCGCGCAGTATGGCGCGCTGGCGGCCTTGAAGGAGGGGGTTACCCATCTGCCCGCATGGGTTGCCGAGTTTAGAAAGCGGCGGGACGCTCTGGTGACGGCGTTCAACCAGATACCCGGAATGTCCTGCTTAAACCCCATGGGGGCTTTTTACGTGTTCCCGAACATCTCCGGCTGGTTCGGGAAGAGATGGGAGGGCGGGGTTATCTGCGACTCTTACGACGCGGCGAAGTTTTTGCTGGAATCGGCCAACTGCGCCGTGGTGCCGGGGGACCCGTTCGGCGCCCCTCAGAACATAAGGTTGTCATACGCCCTTTCGATGGAGGACATCGGGAAGGGGATAGAGCGCATAAGGAAGGCAGTAAGCGGGCTTTCCTGA
- a CDS encoding methyltransferase domain-containing protein → MTDTGTVKDKVELDRVAFYGRTLGEYQLFFGFDHEKFAGKRALDCPAGAASFVAEATKLGVDAVGVDPLFGLPAESLSGMGVADVAHVLEKVEEAPHLFKWDYYPSTQVLKAYRLTALRRFLHDYETGLAQGRYVHGALPGLPFPDGSFDIVLSAHFLFTYSDRLDYNFHMKSLMELCRVSRGEARVYPLLGLDARQPEFFGDLLSDLGRKGITAMVEPCGFEFQKGSSTRLILSC, encoded by the coding sequence ATGACCGATACAGGAACAGTTAAAGACAAGGTTGAACTGGACAGGGTGGCCTTCTATGGCCGCACCTTGGGTGAATACCAGCTGTTTTTCGGGTTCGACCACGAGAAATTCGCGGGTAAACGGGCGCTGGACTGCCCGGCGGGAGCCGCCTCGTTCGTGGCGGAAGCTACAAAACTTGGGGTGGACGCCGTGGGGGTGGATCCGCTTTTCGGCTTGCCAGCCGAATCGCTTTCCGGCATGGGCGTGGCGGACGTGGCGCATGTTCTGGAAAAAGTGGAGGAGGCGCCCCATCTTTTCAAATGGGATTATTACCCCTCTACACAAGTGTTAAAAGCCTATCGGCTTACGGCGTTGCGAAGGTTCCTGCACGATTACGAAACGGGCCTTGCTCAGGGACGCTATGTACATGGCGCCCTGCCGGGCCTGCCCTTCCCGGACGGCTCTTTTGACATCGTGTTGTCCGCCCATTTTCTGTTCACTTACAGCGATAGGCTGGATTACAATTTCCACATGAAATCCCTTATGGAGCTTTGCCGGGTCAGCCGGGGCGAGGCGCGGGTTTACCCCCTGCTGGGGCTGGACGCAAGACAGCCCGAGTTCTTCGGCGACCTTCTTTCGGACTTGGGCCGGAAGGGGATAACCGCCATGGTGGAGCCCTGCGGGTTTGAGTTCCAGAAGGGAAGCTCCACCCGTCTTATCCTTTCCTGTTGA
- the coaD gene encoding pantetheine-phosphate adenylyltransferase produces MKIRAVYPGTFDPVTNGHIDLMRRGSAIFSELVVAVAHNPRKHPLFSVDERVKFLVEATTDIPNISVRPFSSLLVDFAREAGAQVILKGLRAVSDFDYELQMSLINRRLESGVETMFMMPSEEFSFISSSMIKEISSLHGDVESLVPPAVAEALKERYGKR; encoded by the coding sequence GTGAAAATCCGGGCAGTTTATCCAGGAACTTTTGACCCCGTCACCAACGGGCATATAGACCTTATGCGGCGCGGCTCCGCCATTTTCAGCGAACTTGTGGTGGCCGTGGCCCACAATCCTCGCAAACACCCCCTGTTCTCGGTGGACGAAAGGGTAAAGTTCCTTGTGGAGGCTACAACTGATATCCCCAACATCAGCGTGCGGCCTTTCTCAAGTTTGCTGGTGGACTTTGCCCGGGAAGCTGGCGCCCAGGTGATCTTAAAGGGTCTCCGCGCGGTTTCGGATTTTGATTATGAACTGCAGATGTCCCTGATAAACCGGCGTTTGGAAAGCGGTGTGGAGACGATGTTCATGATGCCCAGCGAGGAGTTTTCGTTCATATCGTCTTCGATGATCAAAGAAATATCCTCTTTGCATGGGGATGTGGAGTCGTTGGTGCCTCCGGCGGTGGCGGAGGCGTTGAAGGAACGGTACGGAAAACGGTGA
- a CDS encoding 6-phosphofructokinase, which yields MKEPLTVGILVGGGPAPGINSVIRAATIKLRNHGIKVIGIYDGFSCLMKGDVANVKELFIDDVSTIHFEGGSILRTSRSNPTTKETDLKAVVESLDKLGVNCLITIGGDDTCFSAHMVAKTALGKIRVIHVPKTIDNDLNLPHGIRTFGFASARHFGVQIAKSIMNDAKTTKRWYLIVAMGRKAGHLALGIGKSSGATLTVIPEEVHGPTIEFDWIVDTLIGAVVKRRAAGRHYGVAILAEGLAEKLPQKDLERLGQLEFDEHGHPRLGELDFGKMVKNALRDELAKLGLKLTIVDKDIGYELRCVEPVPFDMEYTKELGFAAAKHALLGGTGDMITIQEGKSVPMPFYSVMDPDTGRTRVRLVDIHTETYEMALEYMIRLKKEDFKHEDYVKSLAAQTNLSPEDFRKRFERVAVEYEGPTTYIPYQQPGFSGGPDI from the coding sequence ATGAAAGAACCTTTGACGGTGGGCATACTTGTGGGCGGCGGGCCGGCGCCAGGCATCAACAGCGTTATCCGGGCGGCCACCATTAAACTCCGCAACCATGGCATCAAGGTGATCGGGATATACGACGGGTTTTCCTGCCTGATGAAAGGGGATGTCGCCAACGTCAAGGAGCTTTTTATAGACGACGTATCCACCATCCATTTCGAGGGGGGCTCCATCCTCCGCACCTCCCGTTCCAACCCCACTACCAAGGAGACCGACCTTAAAGCGGTGGTGGAAAGCCTGGACAAGCTTGGTGTTAACTGCCTTATAACCATCGGCGGGGACGATACCTGTTTTTCGGCCCACATGGTGGCCAAAACGGCGTTGGGGAAGATCCGCGTCATCCACGTGCCCAAGACCATAGATAACGACTTGAACTTGCCTCACGGCATCCGCACCTTCGGGTTCGCCTCCGCCCGGCATTTCGGCGTGCAGATAGCCAAGAGCATAATGAACGACGCCAAGACCACTAAACGGTGGTACCTGATAGTGGCCATGGGCCGGAAGGCGGGGCATCTGGCGCTGGGTATCGGAAAATCCTCCGGCGCCACACTCACCGTTATTCCGGAAGAAGTCCACGGGCCGACAATAGAGTTCGACTGGATCGTGGACACCCTGATAGGCGCCGTGGTGAAACGCCGGGCGGCGGGAAGACATTACGGGGTGGCCATCCTGGCCGAGGGGCTGGCGGAAAAACTGCCTCAGAAGGATTTGGAGCGGCTGGGCCAGCTGGAGTTTGACGAGCATGGGCACCCGCGTCTGGGGGAACTGGATTTCGGCAAAATGGTGAAGAACGCCTTGCGGGACGAACTGGCCAAGCTGGGCCTGAAGCTGACCATAGTGGACAAGGACATAGGCTATGAACTGCGTTGCGTGGAGCCTGTGCCCTTCGACATGGAGTACACCAAGGAACTGGGTTTCGCCGCCGCCAAACACGCCTTGCTGGGCGGCACCGGGGATATGATAACCATACAGGAAGGCAAATCTGTTCCCATGCCTTTTTACAGTGTGATGGATCCGGACACGGGCCGCACAAGGGTTAGATTGGTGGACATCCATACCGAAACTTATGAAATGGCCCTGGAGTATATGATCCGGCTGAAAAAAGAGGATTTCAAGCACGAGGATTACGTAAAATCCCTGGCGGCGCAAACGAACCTTTCGCCGGAGGATTTCCGGAAACGGTTCGAACGAGTGGCGGTTGAATATGAAGGGCCAACCACCTACATTCCCTATCAGCAACCGGGTTTTTCCGGCGGGCCGGACATTTAG
- a CDS encoding tetratricopeptide repeat protein produces the protein MRAGLISTILAPVLLVSCATVTTAQNTTIPDNKPVVAEQPASKPAKQEVEKPGPEVNRSFAYYQYMLGLLTERQGHYKEAVKRYLAAAEEDEGLAQAYERAAGLQLRMGMIEEARKTAERALVFEPNYVPCLAILGGIYSSTGQFTKSAEYFDRITKIEPERKEAWIYLAVSLLQQKDFGSAIKALDGFTAKFPDDALGLYYKGRAYLQMEKPDEAEKLYKDVISRFPDFSKGYDGLALTYRARKRLDLSADTYKRYLEKHPDDEEIRNKLAETYLLQESYDKAIDQYQNMVELTPDDLSLHYRLGFSYLKQAEGAGDLESYKMALSEFQLVRAKDPENRRVSFYIAAIFERMRLYDEAVETWIQLLEDAEDDKESRDIALKVAELYERAGKTEKSLEYAIKARDLDPNSPDLHYFVGLLQNKLNQNRESVESFKTAISLNPGDEKYYFYMGSVYEKLGEIDKCVESMKKAIELNPSHAAALNYLGYIYAEKNINLKEAEGFLDKALELEPDNGYFIDSLGWIYFRQGRLNEALDKLQSAVRNIPPDPTVLEHLGDVYMALGNPASAIDAYERSLKAEPEEKREINRQPVKKKLEDAEKKAKGKASGN, from the coding sequence ATGAGAGCCGGTTTAATATCTACCATCCTGGCGCCGGTTCTTCTGGTCTCCTGCGCCACGGTAACCACAGCGCAAAATACCACTATCCCCGATAATAAACCTGTGGTGGCCGAACAGCCCGCTTCCAAGCCAGCCAAACAGGAAGTTGAAAAGCCCGGCCCGGAGGTGAACAGGTCTTTCGCCTATTACCAATACATGCTGGGTCTGCTTACGGAGCGCCAGGGACATTACAAAGAAGCTGTAAAGCGTTACCTGGCCGCGGCGGAGGAAGACGAGGGGCTGGCCCAGGCCTATGAGAGGGCGGCTGGTCTTCAGCTTCGGATGGGCATGATAGAAGAGGCCAGGAAAACCGCTGAACGGGCGCTGGTTTTCGAGCCCAACTATGTGCCATGTCTGGCCATCCTTGGGGGTATATATTCCAGCACCGGCCAGTTCACAAAATCGGCGGAGTATTTCGACAGGATAACGAAAATAGAGCCTGAACGGAAAGAAGCCTGGATATACCTTGCAGTCTCTTTGTTACAGCAAAAGGATTTCGGTTCGGCCATCAAAGCGCTGGACGGATTCACCGCCAAATTCCCCGATGACGCCTTGGGCCTATATTACAAGGGTCGGGCATACCTTCAAATGGAGAAGCCTGACGAGGCGGAGAAGCTTTATAAGGATGTCATATCCAGGTTCCCCGATTTCTCCAAAGGGTACGACGGCCTGGCGCTGACTTACAGGGCCAGGAAAAGGCTGGACCTTTCGGCGGACACCTACAAACGGTACCTGGAGAAACACCCGGATGACGAGGAGATCCGCAACAAACTGGCGGAGACTTATTTGTTGCAGGAGTCTTACGACAAGGCCATAGACCAGTATCAGAACATGGTAGAGCTTACGCCGGACGACCTGAGCCTCCATTACCGGCTGGGTTTTTCATACTTAAAGCAGGCCGAGGGCGCTGGCGACCTGGAAAGCTACAAAATGGCCCTGTCCGAGTTCCAGCTGGTGCGCGCCAAGGACCCGGAAAACCGCCGGGTGTCTTTCTATATCGCCGCCATATTCGAGCGGATGCGGCTTTACGATGAGGCGGTGGAGACCTGGATACAACTGCTTGAAGATGCGGAGGACGACAAAGAGTCGCGGGACATAGCCTTAAAAGTGGCCGAGCTTTACGAGCGGGCGGGGAAAACGGAAAAAAGCCTGGAATACGCCATTAAAGCCCGGGATCTTGATCCCAACAGCCCAGACCTCCATTATTTCGTGGGCCTTCTCCAGAACAAGCTTAACCAGAACCGCGAGTCTGTGGAATCGTTCAAGACGGCCATCAGCCTCAATCCAGGCGACGAGAAATATTATTTCTACATGGGTTCGGTTTACGAGAAGCTCGGCGAAATCGACAAGTGCGTGGAGTCCATGAAGAAAGCCATCGAGCTTAATCCCTCCCACGCGGCGGCGTTGAACTATTTAGGTTACATATACGCCGAGAAAAACATAAACCTCAAGGAAGCCGAGGGCTTTCTGGACAAAGCGCTGGAGCTTGAGCCGGACAACGGGTATTTCATAGATTCGCTGGGCTGGATCTATTTCCGGCAGGGAAGGCTTAACGAGGCGCTGGACAAACTTCAGTCCGCCGTGCGCAACATTCCGCCGGATCCCACGGTGCTGGAGCATCTGGGGGACGTTTACATGGCCTTGGGGAACCCGGCTTCCGCGATTGACGCTTATGAGCGTTCCCTGAAGGCGGAACCGGAGGAAAAAAGGGAAATAAACCGCCAGCCGGTGAAAAAGAAACTGGAGGATGCGGAGAAGAAGGCGAAAGGTAAAGCTTCCGGCAACTAG
- a CDS encoding DUF721 domain-containing protein — MKKKPVWATASQSLERILSVVGQASLMDFAILESNWPQIVGDALSRVSRPAELSRKRLVIWVKEPVWADSMSYLKPQIAQKANSILKKEAVTSTRITYRSDFEQLPTATGPKAREKEILREIPAEEAQRIDKELENVEDSELRAALKRVMLKSVIKDLAGGRREKK; from the coding sequence TTGAAAAAAAAGCCTGTTTGGGCCACCGCCAGCCAGTCGCTGGAGCGGATATTGTCTGTCGTGGGGCAGGCTTCCCTCATGGATTTCGCCATTTTGGAGTCTAACTGGCCCCAAATAGTGGGCGATGCGCTCTCCCGCGTGTCCCGCCCGGCGGAGCTTTCCCGGAAACGGCTTGTTATATGGGTGAAAGAGCCGGTCTGGGCCGATTCCATGTCATACCTAAAACCGCAGATAGCCCAAAAGGCCAACAGCATACTTAAGAAAGAGGCGGTGACCTCGACGAGGATCACATACCGGAGCGATTTTGAGCAGTTGCCCACAGCCACCGGGCCCAAGGCGCGGGAGAAAGAAATTTTAAGGGAAATCCCGGCGGAAGAGGCGCAAAGGATCGACAAGGAGCTTGAAAACGTGGAGGATTCTGAATTGCGCGCCGCCCTTAAAAGAGTTATGCTGAAAAGTGTAATTAAGGATTTGGCCGGAGGGCGCCGGGAAAAGAAATGA
- a CDS encoding YjbQ family protein, with protein sequence MTFHTEYLWFNTSKRREYVNITATVAEIVSKSGIAEGMTLVSAMHITAGIWVNDAEPGLLDDIDEWLENLAPFKPGYRHHRTGEDNGDAHLKNLLVHHQVILPVTAGRLDLGPWQQAYYAEFDGRRRKRVIVKVMGE encoded by the coding sequence ATGACTTTCCACACGGAGTACCTCTGGTTCAACACCAGTAAACGCAGGGAATACGTGAACATCACCGCCACAGTGGCGGAGATAGTTTCGAAGTCGGGAATAGCCGAGGGGATGACGCTGGTTTCGGCCATGCACATCACGGCGGGTATTTGGGTAAACGACGCCGAGCCGGGCCTGCTGGACGATATAGACGAGTGGCTGGAGAATCTGGCGCCTTTCAAGCCCGGCTATCGCCACCACCGCACAGGCGAGGACAATGGCGACGCCCATCTTAAAAACCTGCTGGTCCACCACCAGGTGATCCTGCCGGTGACGGCGGGAAGGCTGGACCTTGGGCCGTGGCAACAGGCGTATTACGCCGAGTTCGACGGACGGCGGCGGAAGAGGGTAATTGTTAAAGTGATGGGCGAATAG
- the gcvT gene encoding glycine cleavage system aminomethyltransferase GcvT, giving the protein MKKTPLWQAHCALGAKMVDFAGWSMPVQYSSILEEHKAVREKVGIFDISHMGEIEVKGPGAMEFLQWLVPGDLSRLEDDNALYSALLNDNGGIIDDILIYKISGQRFFLCVNASNASKDYKWIAGHATSFPDVEVANLSRDFGMLSIQGPNAEPLLKQIVPYPLEKLGYYQFATTTIDETSVIIARTGYTGEDGFELFINWQSTAAIWERIFSRGKPFGLKPIGLGARDTLRLEMRYPLHGHEINETTTPYDAGLGWIVKLDKGEFIGKEALVKQKAEGLKRKLVGMELLDRGIPREGFNVIHNGEQVGVFTSGTLSPTLNKSIGLAFVPVELSAVGTQLLVDIRGRHAQAVVCKTPFVQPKVRRKPAGEAVTEPQSAPVNQ; this is encoded by the coding sequence CTGAAAAAAACCCCCCTTTGGCAGGCCCACTGCGCCCTTGGGGCGAAGATGGTGGATTTCGCCGGCTGGTCCATGCCGGTCCAGTACTCTTCCATTCTCGAAGAGCACAAGGCCGTGCGGGAGAAGGTGGGGATATTCGACATTTCCCATATGGGCGAGATAGAAGTGAAAGGCCCGGGAGCCATGGAGTTTCTGCAGTGGCTCGTGCCGGGGGACCTTTCCCGGCTGGAGGACGACAACGCCCTATACTCCGCCCTGCTCAACGACAACGGCGGGATAATAGATGACATTCTCATATATAAGATAAGCGGCCAGCGCTTCTTCCTGTGCGTGAACGCTTCCAACGCCTCCAAGGACTATAAATGGATAGCCGGGCACGCGACATCTTTCCCGGATGTGGAGGTGGCCAACCTGTCCAGGGATTTCGGCATGCTCTCCATTCAGGGGCCAAACGCCGAGCCGTTGCTGAAACAGATAGTCCCCTACCCGCTGGAAAAACTGGGCTACTACCAGTTCGCCACCACCACCATAGACGAAACCAGCGTAATCATCGCCCGAACGGGATATACCGGCGAGGACGGGTTTGAACTGTTCATTAACTGGCAGTCCACCGCCGCCATATGGGAACGGATATTTAGCCGCGGGAAACCTTTCGGCTTAAAGCCCATAGGGCTTGGGGCAAGGGACACCCTTAGGCTGGAGATGCGTTACCCCCTTCACGGGCACGAGATAAACGAAACCACCACCCCTTATGACGCCGGGCTCGGCTGGATAGTGAAGCTGGACAAAGGCGAGTTTATCGGCAAGGAGGCGCTGGTAAAACAGAAGGCCGAAGGGCTCAAACGCAAGCTGGTGGGCATGGAGCTTCTGGACAGGGGCATACCCCGAGAGGGCTTCAACGTGATCCATAATGGCGAGCAGGTGGGAGTTTTCACCTCCGGCACCTTAAGCCCCACCCTCAACAAAAGCATTGGGCTGGCCTTTGTGCCGGTGGAGCTTTCAGCGGTGGGTACACAGCTTTTGGTGGACATCCGCGGGAGGCATGCCCAGGCAGTGGTGTGCAAAACTCCCTTCGTACAGCCCAAAGTTAGGCGAAAACCGGCGGGGGAGGCTGTCACCGAGCCTCAATCGGCCCCGGTGAACCAATAA
- the gcvH gene encoding glycine cleavage system protein GcvH: MKFPDNLKYTKDHEWARVDGDTVVVGITDFAQHELGDIVFVELPATGRTLSAGETFGVAESVKTVSDLYSPISGEVVEVNDGLEGRPELVNKEPYGGGWMIKIKPSNPAEVNSLLTSAAYSALIKEGH, encoded by the coding sequence ATGAAATTCCCGGACAACCTTAAATACACGAAAGACCATGAATGGGCCCGCGTAGATGGGGACACGGTGGTGGTAGGCATCACCGATTTCGCCCAGCATGAGCTTGGAGACATAGTTTTCGTGGAGCTTCCCGCCACGGGGAGGACTCTTTCCGCCGGGGAAACCTTCGGCGTGGCCGAGTCCGTTAAAACCGTTTCAGACCTTTACTCCCCCATATCTGGCGAGGTTGTGGAGGTCAACGACGGCCTGGAAGGGCGCCCCGAGCTGGTAAACAAAGAGCCTTACGGCGGCGGGTGGATGATAAAAATCAAACCGTCCAATCCCGCGGAGGTCAATTCCCTGTTAACCTCCGCCGCATACTCGGCCTTGATAAAGGAAGGGCACTAG
- the gcvPA gene encoding aminomethyl-transferring glycine dehydrogenase subunit GcvPA, giving the protein MRFIPLTDKDKARMLEVVGAGSVDDLFADIPAEARLSRLLDIPAPMAEPELLDYLEGLSANNATVKPFNMYLGAGAYAHHVPVAVDQLLLRSEIFTAYTPYQPEISQGTLMAIYEFQTYTAALLGMDIANASMYDGPSALAEAVIMSKRITGKSRVVVSNLVHPNWRQVVKTYTRHLGVDIATVDCVEEGLSTAERLGSVVDKNTSAVVVQYPNFLGHVEDLKEIRSVCDSAGALLIVAVAEPVAMGALEGPGKFGADIAVGEGRSFGGSLSFGGPALGLFATKEKYARQMPGRLVGKTVDSEGREGFTLTLATREQHIRREKATSNICSNQALCATAFAMHVSFLGKNGLKTLALKNHSAVRYLADQLSKVKGFKLAYGLPFFNEVAVRVPVTPSVVNKKLAQEGIVGGFDLSQVYPRMEQTMLFCATEVHTKQSIDRLVSALSGFWR; this is encoded by the coding sequence TTGCGATTCATACCGCTGACCGATAAAGACAAGGCGCGGATGCTGGAAGTTGTCGGCGCCGGTTCCGTGGATGACCTGTTCGCCGATATACCGGCCGAGGCCCGTTTGTCCAGACTTCTGGATATCCCCGCTCCCATGGCGGAGCCGGAGTTGCTGGATTACCTGGAAGGTTTATCCGCCAATAACGCGACGGTGAAGCCGTTCAATATGTACCTTGGCGCCGGGGCTTATGCCCATCACGTGCCGGTGGCGGTGGACCAGCTTCTGCTTCGATCCGAGATTTTCACGGCCTACACCCCCTATCAGCCGGAAATAAGCCAGGGGACGCTCATGGCCATCTACGAGTTTCAGACTTACACCGCCGCCCTTTTGGGGATGGACATAGCCAACGCCTCCATGTATGACGGGCCTTCGGCCCTGGCCGAGGCGGTTATCATGTCCAAAAGGATAACCGGCAAATCCAGGGTGGTGGTTTCAAACCTGGTCCATCCCAACTGGCGGCAGGTGGTAAAAACATACACCCGGCATCTTGGGGTGGACATAGCCACGGTGGACTGCGTGGAGGAAGGGCTCTCCACGGCGGAGCGTCTTGGGTCCGTTGTGGACAAGAACACGTCGGCGGTAGTGGTTCAATACCCCAATTTCCTGGGTCACGTGGAGGATCTTAAAGAAATACGCTCCGTTTGCGATTCCGCCGGGGCGCTTTTAATCGTGGCCGTGGCGGAGCCTGTGGCCATGGGCGCGCTGGAAGGGCCGGGCAAGTTCGGCGCGGACATCGCCGTGGGCGAAGGACGCTCTTTCGGCGGCTCGCTTTCGTTCGGGGGCCCGGCGCTGGGCCTTTTCGCCACTAAAGAGAAGTATGCCCGGCAGATGCCCGGCAGGCTGGTGGGTAAAACCGTGGATTCCGAGGGAAGGGAAGGGTTCACCCTTACCCTGGCCACCCGGGAACAGCACATCCGGCGGGAGAAGGCCACGTCCAACATCTGCTCCAACCAGGCCCTTTGCGCCACCGCCTTCGCCATGCATGTAAGTTTCCTTGGCAAGAACGGGCTGAAAACCCTGGCCCTCAAAAACCATTCGGCGGTCCGCTACCTGGCGGACCAGCTTTCAAAGGTGAAGGGCTTCAAACTGGCCTATGGCCTCCCCTTCTTTAACGAGGTGGCGGTGCGGGTTCCTGTCACTCCATCGGTGGTCAATAAAAAACTGGCCCAGGAAGGGATTGTGGGCGGGTTCGACCTGTCGCAGGTTTATCCCCGGATGGAGCAAACCATGCTGTTCTGCGCCACCGAGGTTCACACTAAACAGTCCATCGACCGGCTGGTATCAGCGCTTTCCGGCTTTTGGCGATAG